DNA sequence from the Primulina tabacum isolate GXHZ01 unplaced genomic scaffold, ASM2559414v2 Contig420, whole genome shotgun sequence genome:
ATTCAGAATTACAAGTTGGGGAGATTTTGATAATCGGGCTGATATAGACAAGTCCTTTTGAGATTGTACCACATTTTACTGTGACAGCCCTTGTGTTCTGccaatctataaatcaagacataatcTCCACCGGTTAGAAATCCTTCTCAGTACCATTTTCGATTAAGAAGATTAAATTTACAACTGTCTGATGCATAACATTCCTATCATCAAGTCATAATTCAGTAAAAGTAATTCAGTAAAAGTATTGAATTATTACAAGTCATATATATTTCCTTAAAAAAGACATCTACCTTTTTGGATAACTTGAACAATTAGTTACATGTGGATTGAAGGATTCATATTCAAGCACCTATTTAAAgtaaatatttgaatttgaaatttatgacaaatgatttaaattttttgtatatCAAATGAATTTTACCCAAACGAGCTAAGATTTCTAATACATCGATCTAAAAACAGtcttatttaatttttgttcGAACTATTGCTCACCATATTGCTCAAAAGAGTAGTATCATATGCCGTCCACAATTCTTCTATTAACCGATATCAGCAATTTAAGTTGCGCTTATGTTGATGTTTGTTAGTTGTCCCATATCGGTTAGATAAAATAACatgagagttgtatatatggtcttggacaatcctctccccttgagctagcttttggggttgagttaggtctaAGTTCCAattttaacatggtatcagagctcaggttccaccgttatgtgttggactgcccaTAATTAGGTCACCtgttctgcccataattggatcatttgtaaacttcacgctccagatgttcattctTGGGCGTGAAGGGAGTGTGTTAGTTGTCTCACATTGGTTGGATAAAGTACCTGGAAGTTGCATATATGGACTTGGACAATCATCCCCCCTTGAACTAGCTTTTGGAGTTAAGCTAGGTCTAAGTTCCAATTTAACGATGTTCTTGTTCAAACAATGTAGCTTTGCGATGAACCTTTGCTAAATGAACgacaaaaaaatttatacgACAACAATTAAAAGACAAAAATATTTAGATTATTGTATTTATTCAAATGAACGCATGTTTATGTTTGAAatgtattatttataaataaatgggGGGAAATTATCGGAGAAGGCCGTAATTATATAAAATAGCCGCCACCGTGACTCGGATTATACCAAATAGAAGCtttaaatgttaattaaaaCGCAAAGGGGTAGGCACTTGAAGCTATCTTGATTGAGTTGCTCTTTGAGATGgttttacgaatttttatctatgagacatgtcaatcctatcgatattcacaattaaaagtaatactcttagcataaaaaataatattttttcatggatgacccaaataagagatccgtctcacaaaatatgatccgtaAGACCTTcttacataagtttttgtctctTATTAATGAAAATCCATTATTAGAACATTATAATTATCTTGACAAAAACAAAACCGAAAGAGAAATAAAGTGGTCcacttttttaaataaaaaaaattggtgaaaattttgaataaagacTTTCCTTCATTTACTGCATTGTCTAGATTATTAAAAACGGATCTATCTACACAAATTAAAAGTGGGCACGAACAATCAATCATTCACTCTCAAATATTAATCTTTAAATTCCATATATACTTCAATAAAATAACCACCTCAATCAATTTTCTAATCATGCACACATATTCTTTGAATTAACACAAACTAATTAGTACATCTAATTTTCACAAAAATAtagattatttttataattatttttttttactaatattCATCTTATTAGTGACCCATGATTTGTGttgggtgtaataattgtccctacttggtagcgcgatcgaaccatggtgcttgagctgttgtgcggtttaaaatatttgagttgcaccattaccaccaaatatattttttggtaAAACGGCAAGCGCTCGGCCCTACAATTTGATTACAGTGGTGCTGATGAAAATTGGTTCCACTATTTTTGGGAGCGAGAAATATTATAATCTTCCTACAAAATATTTCGAAATAATATACTTTTACCAACAAAAAAACAGAATttcttttatataaaaaaataagagtATAAAAAATTAAGCCTAAATCCGTAACCTTTTAAATTAAAGAAATCACACTAATTTTTGTGTATATTATTACTACATCCGTCCCAACCTTTCTTTTTCTCCGATTTTCTAATTTGTTAATTAGCAATCGATCAACGTGTGTAATCGATGCCCTCTACTTGGCTTATATTTCCAATAAACAAGAAATACGAATTTCAAAGCACACAAAAGATTCTACAACAGGAAAAGCCTAAAAAGAAAGTGGCATGAACTGTAAGATGGCGACAAAGATTTTGTACATGCCACACTCgtgaatttttatatatacaaaATGACTTGTCGAAACAAAATCCAAAGCAATTCCCCCTAGAAGccaaaaatactttaaaattttttgacTGGCCGAATAAAAAGCTAAAGGTTTGGAGGGGCATACGGGAGCGTTCGTTGCTCAAGTCACTCTCCTCTTTTACCACAATCACAACTTTACTAGACCCTATCGTGTGAAGGCCACCCTAAAATTCAACTTTTgatcttaattattttttgtgTTGAGCACAACGTACGTGGGGTTTCCTcatcatatatatatgcatCGCATGTATTATGGCGTatcgatttaattaattagttgTTCTGTTTTCGGAATAATTCGAAGGTCTTGAAGGTTGATCTGACTTTGCGAGGATCTGCTAGCATAAGGGTTACGATTATTTCCCCATGTTTTGGTGTTTGCTGATGAACTCGGGATGTTATACAAGAGCACGcgaattttttataataaattttaagtgGCGGATTATCCACAAAACTAGTAAATATGGGTAGGTTGTATgagaagaataaaataaaaaggaGAAAAACTAGTTTTTATTATGTTTCTAACAAAAGAATAATCTCATTGGATTCCAAAGGGGAAGTATCAAAAGTAGCTGAAAAAAGACAGTGGCAAAGGGCAAGAGGGATTGTTctggttatatatatatatatatatatatatatatatatatggagagGAGCGTCTCACGTTATATATTCTTTATTGCTTTTGTGCATATGATGCTTCCTGAACTGGACCTCCATTTATTTTCCAATAAGTAGAGACAAAAGGGTCATCCCTATAATCAACAACATATTTCTGATCATCTCACCTATTGAACATGatgaaacatatcaaaattgtgTAACCACTAAGTGAGTGACAGATCAGTGGTGGATACGAAAGTGAGTACGGTTGGTGGACATCATAtcgaaattatatatttatatatgtattcgGGATAGTATAAAACCACGACAACACTCGTATAAAATATTTGTCGATCGTAATGATCTAATTATTTGTTTCTTGTCTTGATCAAGAAGTTATGAAGAAACTTTTGGGGTTTATTTTTAAGTCGGAAAATCGGAATCTTGTGAGGTTTTTTTTTTCCCGATCGTAAGTAGGTATAGAGTTAATTAGTAGATTGAGAAAAGTTgcttaataaatttaaatggaaAATATGGTGTTTGTCTTTTGACatcaagatttgatatcagcCTAATTTTCACCAACTTTATCCGCAAATAAAATGTATAAAGTAAGAGTGATCATACCAATAACACGCGACTCCTTTTGTTCTGatcaaattcttgaatttgtaTAGGTAAAGTTTAACTCAACGACAATCAATCAACGTAATGAAATAGTAGTAGTGACTGTGAATTAATTAGTGATTTCACATCAAATTTGCTAATGTTTTCTAGTTAAAAAAGATGAAATTAGTGGAAGAAAATTTGCGCTATTCCAGCACATGACCACAACAAGCTTGTAGTTTTGGGTTTCTTGGGACCATAAAATTTGAATACTTATTTTATTTGTATCTAATTGGAAAGTAACTGGAATAGTGCACAAAAGAGTTTACTTTAATAATCTTTTGTATTTGCAAATATTTGAATGACAAAAACTTATccgagacggtctcatgaatcgtattttgtgagactgatatcttttttggtcatccatgaaaaaatattattttttatgcttagagtattgctttttattgtgaatatcggtagggttgacccttctcacagataaagattcgtgagactgtctcacaagagacctactctatttGAATTGGTCATACAACTTTTCTTGTGtcaaaatcaattatttttgcCTTCTTGGTCTTGTCAAAAGGCATTATATTTTAACGAATTGCAGGACCATGTAAACTCATTTAGCAGCTAAACCAGACcaacttttttcttttaatcAATCGATAGTTTGACATTTTAATATTTAAGCACATTGTGATAATTGATGGGTCGAAAACTTTGACGACGAGAGATATCTTATGGCAAAAACTTTCACGTGATACTGAAATTAGAAGccaaatttttatttgatttcttGTGATAGGAATAAATAATTGATCTCAAACCCGAAACATCGCTTCAAACATGGTATTTTGGTCAGTTTCAGCACAAATCTCGAGCCTCGTCGACAAAAAAGTTGAGGCCCGAGATTCCATTGGTCTGGCCCAATCAGCTTATAGTCTGATGGGCTACATGGATTCTGATTTGGATTGGCCCGTCTATTAAGCGCGCATAGGCCGAGTGATTTAGTTTTTGGGTACGAAATTTAGCAGATGGGCCTATTTTATTTGATACTTCCTTATTAATCAAATTCTGAGTCCAAGTCAGTGCGGTCCAACATACAATTGGACCACGACGAAGGCCCTATACAAAAGATTGTATTCTACTACATAAGAGGGTGTATTTTGTTGGAGAGTACgatttgataaataataatacaTGGTGGTGCAATTAGCTATTTTTAAGTCAAATTATTACCAAAATAATAATatcgagaaaaaaaaaacactatTTAGGTCGGGTTGGGTATACCCGATGCCCACTCCTAACCCTCAATATAAATTAAATGATAATCATTAGTTCAAATATTTGGAATTTATGTTAGactcatataaaaaaaaattaacaatttaTGTCAATCTACTTGCACGGTAGGTTGAATTCAACCATGATTATGTTCGTTGGCTCAtttcttcaaaaaaattcatatttttcatttaaacctAACATCATAAAAAATTCCGCCAAGGATTTATCTTATTTGGTTTTGGGGCAATCTATGTTAGAATAATTTATAATTTCCCAACAATCTGGATCGCTAAATTTGTGTTTAGATTTATGTTTTTCAGATCTATttatttcaaatgtatttttatatttttagagAAGCAAGACCATTAATTTCAAATCTAACTcttacatgttttatattgtgtcatattaattatgatatatttCTAGTTCACCCAATAATGGAGACACTTGAATTATATTTTACCGCTACAAAAAACTCACGTGTTAGCGATGGTTTAAGAAAAACCGTCACAAatttttgcgacggttttgatAATACCATCGCAAATATGAGCGACAGTTTATAAAACGTCGCTGATTCGTGACTGATTaatcaaaaccgtcgctaattaccGACGATTTAAGCAAAACCGTTGATCCATGAGCGACGGTTTTCCTCACGCCGCCGCTAATTAGCAACGATTTTAAGAACTGTCGTAATAATTAGCAAAATTTTGCATAAAACCGTCGCTCATAGCGACAGTTTCACCTATCTAATATATTTTTGTCTCTTAAACGATTTTATTGTTTGTTTATGATGCAAGATTTAATCgtttatacattatttataaattGAAAATCATTAATTTAGAGTTGATgagattatttaaaaatttatattaataatttttaaaataaaatttattttaagaaattgtaaaacaacatattttttttataaaagagaaacaattagcgacggtttaaattagcgacggtttaaaaaacTCGTCGTTAATTAGCAATTAGCGACGAGTTTTCAGAAAAGGTTGCAATATGTTTGCAACGGTAACTTTAGCAACGGTATTGATTTTCATCgctaaaatcgtcgctaatttgcttagcgacggtttttgcgatcagattttttttttgtagtgtgcTTAGTATAATCAACGTGTAAATACTCAATCTTGTAATGGATAATAAACAACTATCGTGTGTGCAATTCTTACAATGCGTAAGTAAACTATTGAGATAATTCTTCTCTATTAGAAGATCATTGATCGAAACAATATGTTATATTTGTTAAATTGTAATTTATGTTCTTGTCGATAACTATAAAACGCTCGTTATTCCATGTTATATTCATGAGAgtgattattaattaattatcttCATATGAATAAAAAtacgacaaaaacttgtgtgagacgatctcacggattgtattttgtgagacggatctcttatttggatcattcatgaaaaaatattactttttatactaagagtattattttttattgtgaatataggtaCGGTCGACCCGTCTCACAGGTAAAAATTCGTTAGAACATCTCACAAAAAAACTACtctaaaaattttatataacaAATAGCTTCTCATGGCGTCATTCGCTGCTAGAGTTTCGTTGTCTTGGCCCTAAAACGATATCGATCAGGATTCATAAATGATATTGAAAGCGATTTGTTTTTTGCCAAATATCTTTATTTGCCAAGTTGTCTTCAATTATTCAAGAACTTGAGGTAAAATGTGATGAAATTGTTTACTGAAACTTTACCCGTGATTTCTGCATTAGTCAAGAAAATAGTCTATTTTTGCTACCATATTCTATCAACTTATACATAGACATTACTACACAAACAATATTTTGTAGTTGATGGCGTGCAGAAACTTTCTGATCACCGTATTCCATTACTGATCATCAGCTCGTAGACTCCGAAATGCTTTGCAAAGATGGCCGCCACGATTTGGACCGTCCGGTGGTGGAATTTGTCGGTCCCGTCCTCTGGCGGTGCCTGTACGATCTTTTGCCTTGAATCTGATTTTATATTTTGGCTTTCATCAGTTTCTTTCAAAGACGACAATATGGATTTGAGTTGTTGATTTCAGAACAGTATTTGATTCAAATAATAGCttggaaattaaatatttgagtTCAAGGGACGTTATATAATATTTAGTCATACATTTAGTTCAAAGTGTGTGCTGCTGCTGCTCGCATTGTCGGTTTGTAGGCCACAAATGCTGACATTCTagtatttttgtaattttttgctCAAAAAAAGATTTTGCGATTTTATAAACCAAAATTAATTAAGAACCAAGATAACAAATGATTACCTGATGATCATTCTTCTCCAGTCCCGAGTTTTCTGCCAGAATTTCAGAACCGGTGCTCTCTATCAGCTTGTTTTCGCCTGAATCCAACCGGTTTCTCTTCATCTTTGCATGTTTCTTTGCTCTAAGCACTTTCATAACCTCTACAACAAATCACCAAGTAAAATGAATCCCATCTCAAAAATTGTTGTCCGAATCTCACCTTTGTCAAAATATAGCTCAAACTAGCTATTTCTTCGAAAACTGACCTTGAGTAGTGACAAGGCGATAAGCCCGGCCAAGAACCAGAGTATCACTCGGCCGGAGAAGCTTCACTCGAGTAAACCTCACGGACCTGACGTCATCACCGGTATTCTCGTCGCCGGAGGCCGGCAACGGAATTATGAGAGATACATAATGTCCCGGATTCATTGTCATCACCTCATTTGCGGTGATTGGCCAATACATCCTCTCAAGCTTTCCATTGGGATGCTGTATCACTAATGCTGCCGCATCAACTGCTTGGCAATTTCCcatctttaattttcttcttctcttttttCCTCTGATAATTGAATTATTTAGTTCTTAAATGAGAGATTCAATGATGTTTGCGAAGAAGATGGAGATAGATAAGGGGAGAGTTACAAGAAAGAAAGTAGACGAGTTAGCCAATGGTCCCTTTCTATAGGAGTACCCACAACCATGCAGTAAAATATAGTGGGTAAAattgtataaataaataataataatttctcattttaaaTATACCTGATAACGACATTATTTGGCTAATAATTTTGTAGTAGTTTATATATTGTTTAATGTATGTATACATGGaacattcaaaaatattaattttaaaattagtctagaaaatattaattattatgagTATTACAAAAGTGTACACAATTTTCTTTTCCTCCTTGATAGCATAATCTTTCTATGATAAAGTTTTTTGGtactataaaataattaatagagGAAGTTAAAGGCGAAATTACAATTTTGATtatataacttaactatttTTATTGTCGGTCTTGTGATTTTTCAAGTTATAGTTTTAGTCCGTTAAATTGATGATTATTCTCAACATCATGCTTTTTTCACCGGAAACCTATGGGCTATGTGGCATTAGACATGCAAGCAATGTCCGATATCATGTCATCGATTTCAGATGACAAATCATCAAATTTCAGTATCACGTCTTCACTATAGTAAAAATAagattaaaaacaaaaatagatATCAACTTATAAGATTAAAATTGCAAGTTGAAAATTTGCATGAATAATATAGAAAACAgtcgaattttagaaaattaGGGATTAATTCCTTTAAACATCAAAtataatacaattttttttttgagtaaTATATAATACAACTCTTTGATACAACAAATATAAACTATTATGACTTTTTCGATAAATGATCCAATACAATATACAATACGGTTTTGTGTATTGTAGAGTTGCTGGAGTATGTAAACCTACTCAGGGTCCACTTGATCCGGCACAGGACCaagttcaaaataatttttttctgaatttt
Encoded proteins:
- the LOC142534192 gene encoding uncharacterized protein LOC142534192 — protein: MGNCQAVDAAALVIQHPNGKLERMYWPITANEVMTMNPGHYVSLIIPLPASGDENTGDDVRSVRFTRVKLLRPSDTLVLGRAYRLVTTQEVMKVLRAKKHAKMKRNRLDSGENKLIESTGSEILAENSGLEKNDHQIQGKRSYRHRQRTGPTNSTTGRSKSWRPSLQSISESTS